Proteins encoded within one genomic window of Paramisgurnus dabryanus chromosome 11, PD_genome_1.1, whole genome shotgun sequence:
- the foxd5 gene encoding forkhead box protein D5, giving the protein MTLSKDYKDVLRTSISSENDEVDIVGGDHSDREYYMPCKGAAEVSSSDMDHSESESSGESESSFCGPKQNSAVKPPYSYIALITMAILQSPMKKLTLSGICDFISNKFPYYKEKFPAWQNSIRHNLSLNDCFIKIPREPGNPGKGNYWSLDPASEDMFDNGSFLRRRKRFKRNQPEFTKDGLVLYHPTLSYRPYGRPYCVSGPVPAQANPIGYLPMPDGIMVPPQYFQYQTLNMKVHESPEMPQRPERKTEKCSFSIDSIMANSTKNSPRHLTTDYRYVFPRPTSCVAPSLLPVPRTPVLKTVSFTDALRVVYPHC; this is encoded by the coding sequence ATGACCCTTTCCAAGGATTACAAAGACGTCCTGCGAACCTCCATCTCTTCAGAGAATGATGAGGTAGACATCGTTGGAGGAGACCACAGTGACAGAGAGTATTACATGCCTTGCAAGGGCGCAGCAGAGGTGAGCTCATCGGACATGGACCATTCAGAGAGCGAGTCATCTGGAGAGAGCGAAAGCAGCTTTTGTGGCCCAAAGCAAAACTCGGCCGTCAAGCCCCCGTATTCATACATCGCTCTGATAACCATGGCCATCCTCCAAAGTCCGATGAAGAAGTTGACTCTGAGCGGCATCTGCGACTTCATCAGCAACAAGTTTCCATACTACAAGGAGAAATTTCCCGCCTGGCAAAACTCCATCAGGCACAACTTATCACTGAACGACTGCTTCATCAAAATCCCGAGAGAGCCCGGCAACCCGGGTAAAGGAAACTACTGGTCATTGGACCCTGCATCCGAGGACATGTTTGACAACGGCAGCTTTCTGCGCAGAAGAAAACGATTCAAAAGAAACCAACCGGAGTTCACCAAAGATGGCCTGGTGCTCTACCACCCAACGTTAAGTTATCGACCATATGGACGACCTTACTGCGTTTCCGGGCCAGTGCCAGCCCAGGCTAATCCTATTGGATATTTGCCAATGCCGGATGGCATAATGGTGCCACCTCAATATTTTCAATATCAGACTCTCAACATGAAAGTCCACGAATCTCCAGAGATGCCACAAAGGCCCGAACGCAAGACCGAAAAGTGTTCGTTTAGCATTGACAGTATAATGGCCAATTCAACCAAAAACTCTCCTCGTCATCTCACAACTGACTACAGATATGTGTTTCCAAGACCTACATCTTGTGTTGCCCCAAGTTTGTTGCCTGTGCCAAGGACTCCCGTGCTGAAAACTGTTTCTTTCACAGACGCATTGAGAGTGGTGTATCCACATTGTTGA
- the pgm5 gene encoding phosphoglucomutase-like protein 5 encodes METNPIPILTIQTSPFDDQRPGTNGLRKKTAVFESKKNYLQNYIQSVLSSIDLRDRQGCTMVVGSDGRYFSRTATEVIVQMAAANGIGRLVIGHNGILSTPAVSCIIRKIKAIGGIVLTASHSPGGPGGDFGIKFSVANGGPSPDTVMERIHQVSRTLEEYAICPDLHIDLSRLGRHDFDLENKFKPFRVEIVDSVEIYLNMLRGIFDFGAIKSFLTGPEQLKIRIDAMNGVMGPYVRKILCDELGAPANSAVNCVPLEDFGGQHPNPNPAFAGSLVESMKGGEFGFGAAFDADGDRYMVMGQNGFFVSPSDSLAVMAANLSCIPYFNQRGVRGFARSMPTSTAIDRVAKAMKVALYETPTGWRFFGNLMDSGRCSFCGEESFGAGSDHIRDKDGLWSVLVWLSIMAVRKQGVEEIVRDHWAKLGRNYFCRFDYDGVEGRTAYCLMRDLEAVITDKTFTSQKFAVGNNVYSVEKADNFEYIDPVDGSVSRKQGLRIIFTDSSRIIFRLSGSGAGGGATIRIYAESYERDPERHNRETQVVLGPLIAIALKLSNIHERTGRRGPNVIT; translated from the exons ATGGAGACTAATCCAATACCCATTTTGACTATTCAAACTAGCCCTTTCGATGACCAGAGACCAGGAACAAACGGGCTGAGAAAGAAGACAGCTGTATTTGAAAGTAAGAAGAATTATCTTCAAAACTACATCCAAAGTGTCCTGTCCTCTATCGACCTAAGGGACCGTCAGGGATGCACTATGGTGGTGGGCAGCGATGGCAGATACTTCAGCCGAACTGCCACAGAAGTCATCGTACAAATGGCAGCTGCCAACGGG ATAGGACGTCTGGTCATTGGACACAATGGGATCCTGTCAACCCCAGCTGTCTCCTGCATCATCAGAAAGATAAAAGCCATAGGTGGGATTGTCCTCACAGCAAGCCACAGTCCAGGAGGCCCAGGAGGAGACTTTGGCATCAAATTCAGTGTTGCTAATGGAG gACCGTCTCCTGACACTGTAATGGAAAGGATCCACCAGGTAAGTCGCACGCTAGAGGAATATGCCATCTGCCCTGACCTCCACATCGACCTGTCCCGCCTTGGCCGTCATGACTTTGATTTGGAGAACAAGTTTAAGCCATTCAGAG TTGAGATTGTGGATTCTGTTGAGATCTATCTAAACATGCTGCGTGGGATTTTTGATTTTGGGGCGATCAAAAGCTTTCTGACAGGCCCAGAACAGCTGAAAATTCGAATAGATGCTATGAACGGAG TCATGGGACCCTATGTTCGAAAAATCCTATGTGATGAGCTTGGAGCCCCAGCGAACTCTGCTGTTAACTGTGTCCCTCTGGAGGACTTTGGAGGCcaacatcctaacccaaaccctgcTTTTGCCGGATCACTGGTGGAATCCATGAAGGGAGGCGAATTTGGCTTCGGTGCCGCTTTCGATGCAGATGGG GACCGCTATATGGTTATGGGTCAGAATGGATTCTTTGTGAGCCCATCAGATTCACTGGCAGTGATGGCTGCAAACCTCTCTTGCATCCCTTACTTTAATCAGAGAGGGGTACGAGGCTTCGCTCGCAGCATGCCAACCAGCACGGCCATTGACAG GGTTGCTAAGGCTATGAAGGTAGCTCTGTATGAAACTCCCACAGGCTGGAGGTTTTTTGGCAACTTGATGGACTCTGGGAGGTGTTCCTTCTGTGGCGAAGAGAGCTTTGGAGCAG GTTCAGACCATATTCGGGATAAAGATGGCCTGTGGTCGGTTCTGGTGTGGTTATCCATCATGGCTGTGCGTAAACAAGGGGTGGAGGAGATAGTGAGGGATCACTGGGCCAAATTGGGCCGCAACTACTTTTGCAG ATTCGACTATGATGGGGTGGAAGGCAGGACAGCGTACTGCCTCATGAGAGATTTGGAGGCTGTTATCACTGATAAAACCTTTACCAGTCAGAAGTTTGCAGTAGGCAATAACGTCTACAGCGTGGAGAAGGCTGACAACTTTGAGTACATCGACCCCGTGGACGGGAGTGTGTCCAGGAAACAG GGCCTAAGGATCATATTCACAGACTCTTCTCGAATCATCTTCAGACTCAGTGGATCGGGAGCTGGAGGCGGAGCCACCATCCGCATCTATGCTGAGAGCTACGAGAGAGATCCAGAGAGACACAACAGAGAGACTCAG GTTGTGCTGGGCCCGCTTATTGCCATTGCTCTAAAGCTCTCGAACATCCATGAACGCACTGGACGCAGAGGTCCCAATGTCATCACCTGA